A single window of Bordetella genomosp. 11 DNA harbors:
- a CDS encoding tripartite tricarboxylate transporter substrate binding protein, producing MKFCKRELAAISLIGGLLPMAVFASEPEAVYPQRPITLVVGFTPGGGSDGLARIVAKHLGDELGQRVIIDNRPGAASNVAAEFVARAVPDGYTVYLSTRSNTTHKTMYEHLRFDMSKDLVPIGLLATVPNVIVTSAQSSIGHVRDVVALSEAHPESLTCASSGVGSTGHLLCELFQRETKTSMLHIAYKGSAPGFVDLAGGRVDLLFSVLPAALAHIQAGTARPIAVMSRQRAATIPQVPTLDETGFPGLSVDTWFGLMAPAGTPQRVAQRLNESINAVLLNPALQAAFMAQGYVAPLQPNTAETFGQLIAEETERWTAIARERGIRPG from the coding sequence ATGAAGTTCTGCAAACGGGAGTTGGCGGCTATTTCCCTGATCGGTGGTCTATTACCTATGGCCGTATTCGCATCCGAACCGGAAGCCGTGTATCCGCAGCGTCCGATCACACTGGTCGTCGGTTTCACGCCGGGGGGAGGATCCGACGGTCTGGCTCGGATTGTGGCCAAGCATCTCGGGGATGAACTGGGCCAAAGGGTAATCATCGATAACCGTCCGGGAGCCGCGAGCAATGTCGCCGCCGAGTTCGTGGCCCGGGCCGTGCCGGACGGCTATACGGTGTATCTCAGTACTCGCTCGAACACGACACACAAGACGATGTATGAACATCTCCGGTTCGACATGAGCAAGGACCTGGTTCCTATCGGGCTCCTCGCCACCGTACCCAACGTCATCGTGACCAGCGCGCAGTCGTCTATCGGGCATGTCCGGGATGTCGTTGCGCTTTCTGAAGCTCATCCTGAATCACTGACTTGCGCTTCATCCGGGGTCGGCTCGACTGGCCATTTGCTATGCGAGCTGTTTCAGCGCGAGACGAAAACAAGCATGCTGCACATCGCGTACAAAGGCAGCGCTCCCGGCTTCGTCGACTTGGCCGGCGGCCGTGTGGATCTGTTGTTTTCCGTCTTGCCGGCGGCGCTGGCACACATTCAAGCCGGCACGGCCCGGCCTATTGCCGTGATGTCGCGGCAAAGGGCAGCAACCATCCCGCAGGTACCTACATTGGATGAGACCGGCTTCCCTGGCCTTAGTGTCGACACGTGGTTTGGCCTAATGGCTCCCGCGGGGACCCCACAGCGCGTGGCCCAGCGATTGAACGAATCCATTAATGCCGTGCTATTGAATCCAGCCTTGCAAGCTGCCTTCATGGCGCAAGGCTATGTTGCACCGCTACAGCCCAATACGGCAGAGACGTTCGGCCAATTGATCGCCGAAGAAACCGAAAGATGGACAGCGATAGCCCGGGAGCGAGGCATCCGACCGGGTTGA
- a CDS encoding FAD-dependent oxidoreductase: MQRRRFLRQAAATLALSSAPALVLPARNVGTASRDSSAPMPASASCLENYADVVPIQARTDRITDVRVGLRPFRHAGPRVETQVLGAKTIVHNYGHGGAGWSLSWGSSTLALRLAQAAGARSIAVIGGGAMGLTSAVLARQAGLPVCIYTKAPPLEAYSMAATGLWTPDSQLCDAAHASALAERWKTMAATSFARYQNLLGLPGKPIEWIRGYSLSDTPFALQSDVVEGEPRYGRLRDRSRDFIPRFVDLCATGHPFPQPYVRRWTTLMFNISAYAHMLITGFLGSGGCIKVVEFVQAADLLDLPEDVVINATGYGARQLFSDESIIPIRGQTARLVPQQEVTYGLSTHQFNVVPRSDGLVVRSKGHGGDYNNSDDTPDVAESETAVRRLGEMFENMPRGRPAF; this comes from the coding sequence ATGCAGCGACGTCGGTTTCTGCGGCAGGCAGCCGCCACGCTGGCGTTATCGTCCGCGCCTGCCCTCGTACTGCCGGCAAGAAACGTGGGAACCGCCAGCCGGGATTCCAGCGCGCCTATGCCTGCATCGGCTTCCTGTTTGGAAAATTATGCGGATGTCGTGCCCATCCAGGCCAGGACGGATCGCATAACGGATGTGCGGGTCGGCCTGCGCCCCTTCCGTCATGCGGGCCCGCGTGTCGAAACGCAAGTGCTGGGCGCCAAGACCATCGTGCACAACTACGGACACGGCGGCGCCGGCTGGTCGCTGTCGTGGGGCTCGAGCACACTGGCGTTGCGGCTTGCGCAGGCGGCGGGCGCTCGTTCGATCGCGGTGATCGGCGGCGGCGCAATGGGACTGACGTCAGCAGTTCTGGCGCGACAAGCGGGCCTGCCAGTTTGCATCTACACCAAGGCTCCGCCCCTGGAGGCCTATTCCATGGCCGCCACGGGACTATGGACCCCCGATTCGCAACTGTGCGACGCGGCGCACGCATCGGCTCTGGCCGAGCGTTGGAAGACGATGGCGGCCACATCGTTTGCCAGATACCAGAACTTGCTGGGCCTGCCGGGTAAGCCCATCGAATGGATTCGTGGCTATTCGCTATCCGATACGCCGTTCGCGCTGCAATCGGACGTTGTAGAGGGTGAGCCGCGTTACGGCAGGCTGAGGGATCGATCGCGCGATTTCATTCCGCGGTTTGTGGATCTCTGCGCGACCGGTCATCCGTTTCCGCAGCCTTACGTGCGCCGTTGGACGACCTTGATGTTCAACATCAGCGCGTACGCACACATGCTTATAACGGGGTTCCTCGGATCGGGAGGGTGCATTAAGGTCGTTGAGTTTGTGCAGGCGGCCGATTTGCTGGATCTACCGGAGGATGTCGTCATCAATGCGACCGGTTACGGTGCCAGGCAGCTGTTCAGTGATGAATCCATCATTCCCATACGCGGGCAGACCGCGCGGCTAGTGCCGCAGCAGGAGGTCACCTATGGCCTTAGCACCCATCAGTTCAATGTCGTGCCGAGAAGCGATGGTCTGGTGGTTCGCAGCAAGGGGCATGGAGGAGACTACAACAATAGTGACGATACTCCTGACGTCGCGGAATCCGAAACCGCCGTGCGGCGGCTAGGCGAGATGTTCGAAAACATGCCGCGAGGTCGGCCTGCGTTCTAG
- the typA gene encoding translational GTPase TypA gives MTRALRNVAIIAHVDHGKTTLVDQLLRQSGTFRENQAVTERVMDSNDLEKERGITILAKNCAVEYEGTHINIVDTPGHADFGGEVERVLSMVDGVLLLVDAVEGPMPQTIFVTRKALALGLKPIVVVNKIDRPGARPDFVINATFELFDKLGATEEQLDFPVIYASGLSGYAGMTADVREGNMRPLFEAILQHVPQRNDDPNGPLQLQIISLDYSSYVGKIGVGRVNRGRIRSGMDVQYRFGPDGESGKGRINQVLKFKGLEREVVSEAEAGDIVLINGIEGIGIGCTLMDAASPAEDALPMLRIDEPTLTMNFMVNTSPLAGREGKFVTSRQLRDRLDRELKSNVALRVRDTGDDTVFEVSGRGELHLTILLETMRREGYELAVSRPRVVFKEVDGERHEPFELLTVDVEDTHQGGVMEELGRRKGDLLDMQPDGRGRTRLEYRIPARGLIGFQNEFLTMTRGTGLMSHIFDEYAPAREGSIGERRNGVLISQDNGEAVAYALWKLQDRGRMFVNPGDALYEGMIIGIHSRDNDLVVNPIKGKQLTNVRASGTDEAVRLVPPIQMSLEYAVEFIDDDELVEVTPKSIRLRKRYLTENERKRMSRASA, from the coding sequence ATGACTCGCGCCTTGCGCAACGTCGCCATCATCGCCCACGTCGACCACGGCAAGACTACGCTCGTCGACCAATTGCTGCGCCAATCGGGCACCTTCCGTGAAAACCAGGCGGTCACCGAGCGCGTCATGGACTCGAACGACCTGGAAAAGGAACGAGGCATCACCATCCTGGCCAAGAATTGCGCCGTGGAATACGAAGGCACCCACATCAACATCGTCGATACCCCGGGACACGCGGATTTCGGCGGCGAGGTCGAACGGGTGCTGTCCATGGTGGACGGCGTGCTGCTGCTGGTGGACGCCGTTGAAGGGCCGATGCCCCAGACCATTTTCGTGACGCGCAAGGCGCTGGCGCTGGGCCTCAAGCCCATCGTCGTGGTCAACAAGATCGACCGTCCCGGTGCTCGTCCCGATTTCGTCATCAATGCCACCTTCGAATTGTTCGACAAGCTGGGCGCGACGGAAGAACAACTGGACTTTCCGGTCATCTACGCCTCGGGCCTGTCGGGGTATGCGGGCATGACCGCCGACGTCCGCGAAGGCAATATGCGTCCGTTGTTCGAAGCGATCCTGCAGCACGTGCCGCAGCGCAATGACGATCCGAACGGCCCCCTGCAACTGCAGATCATTTCGCTGGACTACAGCAGCTATGTCGGCAAGATCGGCGTGGGCCGCGTCAACCGTGGCCGTATCCGCAGCGGCATGGACGTGCAGTACCGCTTCGGCCCGGATGGCGAAAGCGGCAAGGGGCGCATCAACCAGGTGTTGAAGTTCAAGGGCCTGGAACGGGAAGTGGTCAGCGAGGCCGAAGCCGGCGACATCGTTCTGATCAACGGTATCGAGGGCATCGGTATCGGCTGCACGCTCATGGATGCGGCGTCCCCGGCGGAGGACGCGCTGCCGATGCTGCGTATCGACGAGCCCACCCTGACCATGAACTTCATGGTGAACACGTCGCCGCTGGCCGGCCGGGAAGGCAAGTTCGTGACCAGCCGCCAATTGCGCGACCGCCTGGATCGCGAGCTCAAGTCCAACGTGGCGCTGCGCGTGCGCGATACGGGCGACGACACGGTGTTCGAAGTGTCGGGGCGTGGCGAACTGCACCTGACCATCCTGTTGGAAACCATGCGTCGCGAAGGCTATGAACTGGCCGTGTCGCGGCCGCGCGTGGTGTTCAAGGAAGTCGATGGTGAACGGCACGAACCGTTCGAACTCTTGACGGTGGACGTGGAAGACACCCATCAGGGCGGCGTCATGGAAGAATTGGGCCGCCGCAAGGGCGACCTGCTGGATATGCAGCCGGATGGCCGTGGCCGTACCCGCCTGGAATATCGCATCCCGGCCCGCGGACTGATCGGCTTCCAGAACGAGTTCCTGACGATGACGCGCGGTACCGGCCTGATGAGCCACATCTTCGACGAGTATGCGCCGGCGCGTGAAGGCAGTATCGGCGAACGCCGCAACGGCGTGCTGATCAGCCAGGACAATGGCGAAGCCGTTGCCTATGCACTGTGGAAGTTGCAGGATCGCGGCCGCATGTTCGTCAATCCTGGCGATGCGCTGTACGAAGGCATGATTATCGGTATCCATAGCCGCGACAACGATTTGGTCGTCAACCCCATCAAGGGCAAGCAGCTGACCAACGTCCGCGCGTCGGGTACGGACGAAGCCGTGCGCCTGGTGCCGCCCATCCAGATGTCGCTGGAATACGCGGTGGAATTCATCGACGACGATGAACTGGTTGAAGTCACTCCCAAGTCGATCCGCCTGCGCAAGCGCTACCTGACCGAGAACGAACGCAAGCGGATGTCGCGCGCCAGCGCCTGA
- the truB gene encoding tRNA pseudouridine(55) synthase TruB, whose translation MAKRRGLMLDGVLLLDKPEGLSSNHALQRARRAMDAAKAGHTGTLDPFATGLLVCCMGKGTKLCGVMLGADKGYRATLRFGEETDSGDLTGNVVARAREGFAGVDEAALRDVLSRFQGTITQVPPMYSALKRDGKPLYEYARAGVEVEREPRQVTLHRVELLSCDGMTAVIDVSCSKGTYLRTLAQDIGRELGCYAHLVALRRTQVGPFALDRAVTLDALQAMPDPKLALLPLNELPAGLAPALP comes from the coding sequence ATGGCCAAACGACGCGGGCTGATGCTCGACGGTGTCCTGCTGCTGGACAAGCCCGAAGGCTTGTCCAGCAACCATGCCTTGCAGCGCGCGCGGCGTGCGATGGATGCCGCCAAGGCCGGCCATACGGGTACGCTGGATCCGTTCGCCACTGGGCTGCTGGTGTGCTGCATGGGCAAGGGTACCAAGCTGTGCGGCGTCATGCTGGGCGCGGACAAAGGCTATCGCGCCACGCTGCGTTTCGGCGAGGAAACCGATTCCGGCGACCTCACGGGCAACGTCGTGGCGCGCGCGCGCGAAGGTTTCGCCGGTGTGGACGAAGCGGCCCTGCGCGACGTGCTGTCACGTTTTCAGGGCACGATTACCCAGGTTCCGCCGATGTATTCCGCATTGAAGCGTGACGGCAAGCCTTTGTACGAGTACGCACGCGCCGGTGTGGAAGTCGAGCGCGAGCCCCGGCAGGTCACCTTGCATCGCGTCGAACTGCTGTCCTGCGACGGCATGACGGCGGTGATCGATGTGTCGTGCAGCAAAGGTACCTATTTGCGGACGCTGGCCCAGGATATCGGACGCGAGCTGGGCTGTTACGCGCATCTCGTGGCCTTGCGGCGCACGCAGGTCGGCCCTTTCGCGCTGGACCGCGCCGTCACGCTGGACGCGCTGCAGGCGATGCCGGACCCCAAGCTGGCATTACTGCCCCTGAATGAATTGCCGGCGGGCCTCGCGCCCGCCTTACCTTAA
- the rbfA gene encoding 30S ribosome-binding factor RbfA, whose product MSRHKTKAIPGRNLRLADQIQKDLAGLIQREMDVARAGLITLSGVELSADYAHAKVYFTVLGAEPGVAEGLLNDKAGWLHSQLYRMLHIHTVPTLRFVHDEQVARGIEMSRLIDRANQPGSYRTEPDEPEDQS is encoded by the coding sequence ATGAGCCGTCATAAAACCAAAGCGATCCCCGGCCGCAACCTGCGGCTGGCCGACCAGATCCAGAAGGACCTGGCCGGCCTGATCCAGCGCGAAATGGATGTCGCGCGGGCCGGGCTGATCACGCTGTCGGGTGTCGAACTGTCCGCGGACTACGCGCACGCCAAGGTGTATTTCACCGTGCTGGGCGCCGAACCGGGGGTGGCCGAGGGCCTGCTCAACGACAAGGCGGGCTGGCTGCATTCGCAGCTGTACCGCATGCTGCATATCCATACGGTGCCGACGTTGCGTTTCGTGCATGACGAACAGGTCGCGCGCGGGATAGAGATGTCGCGTCTGATCGATCGTGCCAACCAGCCCGGTTCCTACCGGACGGAACCCGACGAACCGGAAGACCAGTCCTGA
- the infB gene encoding translation initiation factor IF-2: MSSNTVAQFATELKMPANVLLDQLRSAGVDLKSVDDAVTDSDKAKLLDSLRRAHGGAAEGKKITLTRRQTSEIRQADATGRSRTIQVEVRKKRVFVKRDPAELAAEAAAGRAQAESTEPPEATLAPVTAEAVQPPVAATPAVPPTATAAPAAAPAEAPQPDATAPQDEAAPAVAERAPVPPAAAEATPPAPQAEPVVQKAAQEAPQEAHQAHAEPESIQPEPEHEAPVAPAAGPAAEPPVEAAQPEPVNTSDISAVSEKPETGSPVAPKIPTAAVPSSPSQDERSRPGMPVPPKPAVSKGPRAGDARRGPPPAASPAQVMSTAQRDEARRQAEAEAAALREMLNRPRKVLRAPEPEQPAPAAAISGTLHKPAAKAGGAVKKDAKPGAGAGTKKTIKTAEVSSTWTDDSARKKPADKPAGAPSRDGWRAGGKAGGKSGGRGGRNQQSDRRGVVEQAPQEFIAREVHVPETITVADLAHKMSVKAAEVIKQLMKLGQMVTINQVLDQETAMIVVEELGHKAIAAKLDDPEAFLDETAAPEGEDAELLPRAPVVTVMGHVDHGKTSLLDYIRRAKVAAGEAGGITQHIGAYHVETDRGMVTFLDTPGHEAFTAMRARGAKATDIVILVVAADDGVMPQTREAIHHAKAAGVPLVVAVNKIDKPDANPERVKQELVAEEVVPEEYGGDVPFVSVSAKTGAGIDDLLENVLLQAEILELKAPVNAHAKGLVIEARLDKGRGPVATILVQSGTLKRGDVVLAGASFGRVRAMLDENGKQVQSAGPSIPVEIQGLTDVPAAGDELMVLSDERKAREIALFRQGKFRDVKLARQQAAKLESMFDNMGEGTQTLALIVKTDVQGSQEALVAALTKLSTEEVRVQVVHAAVGGISESDVNLAIASNAVVIGFNVRADQSVKKLAESNGIDLRYYNIIYDAVDEVKAAMSGMLAPEKREEIIGLVEIREIYTVSRVGNIAGCMVLDGIVRRDAQVRLLRNNVVTWTGHLDSLRRFKDDVREVKAGFDCGLTLRGNNDIQVGDQLEVFEIKEIARTL, encoded by the coding sequence ATGTCGAGCAATACCGTCGCCCAGTTCGCTACCGAGCTGAAAATGCCTGCCAATGTGCTGCTGGACCAGCTGCGCTCGGCCGGCGTTGACCTCAAATCGGTCGACGACGCCGTCACCGACAGCGACAAGGCGAAACTGCTCGACTCGCTGCGCCGTGCGCATGGCGGGGCTGCCGAGGGCAAGAAGATCACGCTGACGCGTCGCCAGACCTCCGAAATCCGCCAGGCGGATGCCACGGGCCGGTCGCGCACGATTCAGGTCGAAGTGCGCAAGAAACGCGTCTTCGTCAAGCGTGATCCGGCCGAACTGGCCGCCGAAGCGGCCGCCGGCCGCGCCCAGGCCGAGTCCACCGAGCCGCCCGAGGCAACGCTCGCGCCGGTCACGGCAGAGGCCGTCCAGCCTCCCGTTGCCGCGACGCCGGCTGTCCCGCCGACGGCAACGGCCGCGCCGGCTGCCGCGCCGGCCGAGGCTCCGCAACCCGACGCCACGGCCCCGCAGGACGAGGCCGCCCCGGCCGTCGCCGAGCGTGCGCCCGTGCCGCCGGCTGCTGCCGAAGCAACGCCGCCGGCCCCTCAGGCCGAGCCTGTAGTCCAGAAAGCCGCGCAGGAGGCCCCCCAGGAGGCCCATCAGGCGCACGCCGAACCCGAATCTATCCAGCCGGAACCCGAACACGAGGCACCCGTGGCACCCGCCGCCGGCCCCGCCGCCGAGCCGCCGGTCGAAGCTGCCCAGCCAGAGCCCGTGAATACGTCAGATATCAGCGCGGTTTCCGAAAAGCCGGAAACCGGAAGTCCCGTTGCACCGAAGATCCCGACCGCAGCCGTGCCGTCGTCGCCCTCGCAGGACGAGCGTTCGCGCCCCGGCATGCCTGTGCCGCCCAAGCCGGCCGTTTCCAAGGGGCCGCGCGCCGGCGACGCGCGCCGTGGGCCTCCGCCCGCGGCCTCGCCGGCCCAGGTCATGAGCACCGCGCAGCGTGACGAAGCGCGGCGGCAGGCCGAGGCCGAGGCCGCGGCACTGCGTGAAATGCTGAACCGCCCGCGCAAGGTATTGCGCGCGCCGGAACCGGAACAGCCGGCCCCGGCCGCCGCCATTTCCGGGACGCTGCACAAGCCGGCCGCCAAGGCGGGCGGCGCGGTCAAGAAGGACGCCAAGCCGGGTGCCGGCGCCGGCACGAAGAAGACGATCAAGACCGCCGAGGTCTCGTCCACGTGGACCGACGACAGTGCCCGCAAGAAGCCCGCCGACAAGCCGGCCGGCGCACCCAGCCGCGATGGCTGGCGCGCGGGTGGCAAGGCGGGCGGCAAGTCCGGCGGCCGAGGTGGCCGCAACCAGCAGTCCGATCGCCGTGGTGTGGTGGAGCAGGCTCCCCAGGAATTCATCGCGCGTGAAGTCCACGTGCCCGAAACCATCACCGTGGCCGATCTCGCCCACAAGATGTCGGTCAAGGCCGCCGAGGTCATCAAGCAATTGATGAAGCTGGGCCAGATGGTCACCATCAACCAGGTGCTGGACCAGGAAACGGCCATGATCGTGGTCGAGGAACTCGGCCACAAGGCCATCGCCGCGAAGCTGGACGATCCGGAAGCCTTCCTGGACGAGACCGCCGCGCCGGAGGGCGAAGATGCCGAGCTGCTGCCGCGCGCGCCTGTCGTGACCGTCATGGGCCACGTCGACCACGGCAAGACCTCGCTGCTGGACTACATCCGCCGCGCCAAGGTTGCCGCGGGCGAAGCTGGCGGTATTACGCAGCACATCGGTGCCTACCACGTCGAAACCGACCGTGGCATGGTTACCTTCCTGGATACCCCGGGCCACGAGGCCTTCACCGCCATGCGGGCGCGCGGCGCCAAGGCGACCGACATCGTCATCCTGGTGGTGGCGGCGGACGACGGCGTGATGCCGCAAACGCGTGAAGCCATCCACCATGCCAAGGCCGCCGGTGTGCCGCTGGTCGTGGCGGTGAACAAGATCGACAAGCCGGACGCCAATCCGGAACGCGTCAAGCAGGAACTGGTGGCCGAAGAGGTCGTCCCTGAAGAATACGGCGGCGACGTGCCTTTCGTGAGCGTGTCGGCCAAGACCGGCGCGGGCATCGACGACTTGCTGGAAAACGTGTTGCTGCAGGCCGAAATCCTGGAGCTCAAGGCGCCGGTCAACGCGCATGCCAAGGGCCTGGTCATCGAAGCGCGCCTGGACAAGGGCCGCGGTCCGGTGGCGACCATCCTGGTGCAGAGCGGCACGCTCAAGCGCGGCGACGTCGTGCTGGCGGGTGCCAGCTTCGGCCGCGTGCGCGCCATGCTGGACGAGAACGGCAAGCAGGTGCAAAGCGCCGGTCCTTCCATTCCGGTGGAAATCCAGGGCTTGACCGATGTGCCGGCCGCCGGCGACGAACTGATGGTGCTGTCGGATGAACGCAAGGCGCGCGAAATCGCGCTGTTCCGCCAGGGCAAGTTCCGCGACGTCAAGCTGGCCCGCCAGCAGGCCGCCAAGCTGGAGTCCATGTTCGACAACATGGGCGAAGGCACGCAGACTCTCGCGCTCATCGTCAAGACCGATGTGCAGGGTTCGCAGGAAGCCCTGGTTGCCGCGCTGACCAAACTGTCCACGGAAGAAGTCCGCGTGCAGGTCGTGCACGCCGCGGTGGGCGGTATTTCGGAAAGCGACGTCAACCTGGCGATCGCATCCAACGCGGTGGTCATCGGCTTCAACGTGCGTGCCGACCAGAGCGTCAAGAAGCTGGCCGAGTCCAACGGCATCGACCTGCGCTACTACAACATCATCTACGACGCCGTGGATGAGGTTAAGGCAGCCATGTCGGGCATGCTGGCACCGGAAAAGCGCGAGGAAATCATCGGGCTGGTGGAAATCCGCGAGATCTACACCGTCTCCCGCGTCGGCAACATCGCCGGTTGCATGGTGCTCGACGGTATCGTCCGCCGCGATGCGCAGGTACGCTTGTTGCGCAACAACGTGGTCACCTGGACCGGCCATCTGGATTCGCTGCGCCGGTTCAAGGACGATGTCCGCGAGGTCAAGGCCGGCTTCGATTGCGGCCTGACGCTGCGCGGCAACAACGACATCCAGGTGGGCGACCAGCTGGAAGTCTTCGAGATCAAGGAAATCGCGCGGACGCTGTAA
- the nusA gene encoding transcription termination factor NusA — protein sequence MSREILLLVDALAREKNVSREVVFGALESALASAMKKRFKEDADIRVSIDRESGSHEGFRRWLVVPDEAGLQEPDKQEMYSDAREAVPNIQIGEYIEEPLEPIEFGRIGAQAAKQAILQKIRDAEREQVLNDFLERGETIVSGTVKRMDKGDAIIETGKIEARLPRSEMIPKENLRVGDRVRAFVLRIDHAARGQQVILSRTSPEFIRQLFENEVPEIEQGLLEIKAAARDPGVRAKIAVIAYDKRIDPIGTCVGMRGSRVTAVRNELGGEQVDIVLWSEDPAQFVIGALAPANVESIVVDEDKHAMDVVVDEENLPKAIGAKGQNVRLASELTGWQINIMTPEESQNRQEVERSALRNTFMSKLDVDEEVADILIDEGFTGLEEIAYVPMQELLEIEAFDEDTINELRTRARNALLTEAIAQEERLETAQDLLELEGMTPELAARLSERKVHTRDDLAELSTDELAEISGLEENQASELIMRARAHWFDEEK from the coding sequence ATGAGTCGCGAAATTCTTCTGTTGGTCGACGCCTTGGCGCGCGAAAAGAACGTATCGCGCGAAGTGGTGTTCGGAGCGCTGGAAAGCGCGCTGGCTTCGGCCATGAAAAAGCGCTTCAAGGAAGACGCGGACATCCGTGTTTCCATCGATCGCGAAAGCGGTAGCCATGAAGGGTTCCGCCGTTGGCTGGTCGTGCCCGACGAAGCCGGACTGCAGGAACCTGACAAACAGGAAATGTATTCCGACGCCCGCGAGGCGGTGCCCAATATCCAGATCGGCGAATACATCGAAGAGCCTCTCGAGCCCATCGAATTCGGCCGTATCGGCGCGCAGGCGGCCAAGCAGGCCATCCTGCAGAAGATCCGCGACGCCGAGCGCGAACAGGTGCTGAACGACTTCCTCGAACGCGGGGAAACCATCGTGTCCGGCACCGTCAAGCGCATGGACAAGGGCGACGCGATTATCGAAACGGGCAAGATCGAAGCCCGTTTGCCGCGTTCGGAAATGATCCCCAAGGAAAACCTGCGCGTGGGCGACCGTGTGCGGGCTTTCGTGCTGCGCATCGACCACGCCGCGCGTGGCCAGCAGGTGATCCTGTCGCGCACCTCGCCGGAATTCATCCGCCAGCTGTTCGAAAACGAAGTCCCGGAAATCGAGCAGGGTCTGCTCGAGATCAAGGCGGCGGCCCGTGATCCCGGCGTGCGCGCCAAGATCGCCGTCATCGCCTACGATAAGCGTATCGATCCCATCGGTACCTGCGTCGGCATGCGGGGTTCGCGCGTCACCGCGGTGCGCAATGAACTGGGTGGCGAGCAGGTGGACATCGTGCTGTGGTCGGAAGATCCGGCGCAGTTCGTCATCGGCGCTCTGGCGCCCGCCAACGTCGAATCCATCGTCGTCGATGAAGACAAGCACGCCATGGACGTCGTGGTGGACGAGGAAAACCTGCCCAAGGCCATCGGTGCCAAGGGACAGAACGTCCGCCTGGCCTCCGAGCTGACCGGCTGGCAGATCAACATCATGACGCCGGAGGAAAGCCAGAACCGGCAGGAAGTCGAACGCTCCGCCTTGCGCAACACGTTCATGAGCAAGCTGGACGTGGACGAGGAAGTCGCCGACATCCTGATCGACGAGGGCTTTACGGGGCTGGAGGAAATCGCCTACGTTCCCATGCAGGAACTGCTGGAGATCGAGGCTTTCGACGAAGACACCATCAACGAGCTGCGCACCCGCGCGCGCAATGCGCTCCTGACCGAAGCCATCGCCCAGGAAGAGCGCCTCGAAACCGCGCAGGACCTGCTCGAGCTCGAAGGCATGACGCCCGAACTTGCCGCGCGTCTGTCCGAGCGCAAAGTGCACACCCGCGACGACCTTGCCGAACTGTCCACGGACGAGTTGGCGGAAATCTCGGGTCTCGAGGAAAACCAGGCCAGCGAGCTCATCATGCGGGCTCGCGCGCACTGGTTTGACGAGGAAAAATAG
- the rimP gene encoding ribosome maturation factor RimP produces the protein MADLFALTQEALSGMDVELVDVERAALGLLRVTIDRPEGVRIEDCEQVSRQLSRVYEVENIDYKRLEVGSPGVDRPLRTEGDFHRFAGQRVEVKLRQAVENRKVFTGTLVIAAGQAGQDQGKAVFGVEFEAKKDDIQVVNFTFDEVERAKLDPVLDFKGKKR, from the coding sequence ATGGCTGATTTATTCGCATTGACCCAGGAAGCGCTGTCCGGCATGGACGTCGAGCTCGTCGACGTCGAGCGGGCGGCGCTTGGCCTGTTGCGCGTCACGATCGACCGCCCTGAAGGCGTGCGCATCGAAGACTGCGAACAGGTCTCGCGCCAGTTGTCGCGGGTCTACGAGGTCGAGAATATCGACTACAAGCGATTGGAGGTCGGATCGCCCGGCGTGGATCGCCCGCTGCGCACCGAGGGCGATTTCCATCGTTTCGCGGGACAGCGGGTAGAAGTCAAGCTGCGGCAGGCCGTGGAAAACCGCAAGGTCTTTACCGGCACGCTCGTTATAGCGGCCGGGCAAGCGGGACAGGACCAGGGGAAAGCGGTTTTCGGCGTGGAATTTGAGGCAAAGAAGGACGATATTCAGGTGGTGAACTTCACGTTCGACGAAGTGGAGCGCGCCAAGCTGGATCCGGTCCTGGATTTCAAAGGCAAAAAGCGATGA